The uncultured Fibrobacter sp. genome includes the window GCCACCAGCGTTCGTTCTGAGCCAGGATCAAACTCTTCATTAATTTTTTAAAGTCTTGGTCCCGTTAATCACGTTCGTATAATTGACTATTCCAAGAAACCTCTTGGACCCGTCACTAAGCACATCTCCGATTCCTTCAATCTTCCCGGCGGCCTCGCGGGCCTCCGTTCTCGTTCGTTTGAGCTCTTCAGCTCTCTCGTTCGAGGGTGAGGCCAATTATAGAACTTTCTGTGACGATTGTCAAGAGGTTTTGCAACTTTTTTTCATTTTTTTTCATTTTTTTTCATTTTTTTGTTCTATATCCACATAATAATCAATTTATTAACACTCTATTAACATATTTATTTTGACTATGGCCAATCATAGCCGTTGTTTCTAGCCAATTTTTTCCTTTTCCCAGGTTCTTTTCTATAATTCCATATATGAGTTACGAGTGCAGACATCTGAGAAATACCTTCTGCAACAAGCGGAAAAAGGAATGCGACCCCGGTGCACCCGGTTGCGTTCTCCGCGGACGGTTCGTATTCCCCTTCAGCGAATCCGCCAATGACTCTGGTAAAAAGAAGCCTAAACCGGACAAGGACTAACTCACCTTGTTCAAGATCGGCTACATTTTCGAAAAAATATTATATAGGGCGTTGCTCACATCTGGCTGGAAGCAAGGTGTTGTACAAGCTAATTTGCAATATACGCACCCTGAATATTCAAAAATAATTTGTTCAAACGAATATAGACAAATTATAAAGCACCTGACACACCACGTAACCGATATTCTTTTTGACTTCGGTTCATTCAAGAAATTGCCGCACGACTTTAGCAATTATCCCTTCAAGAAAAACAGTATTACATACAAGCTAGCAGAAGGAAGCGAACCCATTTTGAACAAAATGCGCGAAGGTGGAATATTCCTGACCGCGCACTACGGAAACTACGAAGCGATTGGCCCCTGGCTCTGCCGTCTGGGCATTCCACTCAAGGCAAGCTATATACCGCTTAAACCCGCATGGCTCAACCGCATTGTCGAAAATAAAATCCGTTCTGTAGACAAAAGAAATTATTCAGTGAACGCCAAGAGCCCGCGCGAATTCTTGCGAATCCTCGATGACAAAAACTTGTTCTGCCTATTGATGGATCAAGACAGCCGAATCGAAAGTGCCGCCACGGCAACGTTCCTCGGAAAACAAGTACACGTCAATCCACTGCCAGATTTTTTATTAAGGCACCGTCCGGATACTCCCGTATTCATCTGTTGGCTCGAAGAAACCACTACAGAAAAAATCCTGCACGCAACGGAAATCACTCCGGCAAACAACAGCGTAATCGGCGAATTCAACCGTTGGCTTGATAACCGGATTACCAAAGATTCAACGCTATGGTACGGCTGGACACACCGACGGTTCTACAGTTGCAATCCCCAAATATATGGATAATTATTCCAAGGTGGAATAATTATCCTGATTCCTTTTTGTAGAAAAAACTATATATATGGATATAGAAGAGTGTTGGGAAAATGCAGATACTTGAAAATGAAAATATTTCAAATATTGATGACGCAAAGGTTGTTCAGCCTCTCGCGAAACGCAAGCTTGTTCTTGTACAAATCAATAGCCCTTCCCTCAAAAAACTTCGTGCCATGCTTTCGGAAGAATACCCAATTATTGATGTGGATTCCGAAAAAGAAGCCGTGCAATTGGTAGACAAACAGCACGACAATATTTCCGCTGTATTGTTCAACGTAGAGCTGTGCAAGCAAAGCGGATTCTGGCTACAGAAAGTTCTGAACGAAGATAAACGTTTCGTAGGAATTCCAAACATTGGCATTTCTACCGTCGCGGATTCCGACGACTACAAACTCTGCATCGCCGCCGGTGCAAACGAATACTTTGAACCGCCGTTCCGCAAGGAACTTGTCATGCTCCGGCTTAACAATGCCATCAGGGGCAAGGACTCGGCCACATTCTCCGAAGTCGAAAAAATTCTGAAGGAACTGCCGTCGAATATTTACCTGAAAGACGCCGAAGGCAAGTACGTTTTCGCCACCCACTACTGGCACCACCTGCATACCGAAGGTGACCCGAACTGGACCATTCGCGGAAAGACCGATATAGAAATCCGCGAAGACAAGGAAAACGCCAAAAAAGCCATGGAATCGGATAAGGAACTTCTGCGCACAGGCAAGGGCACCAACTACGTCATTAAGGAACAAGGTAAAGACGGTGTCGAATACCTGGAACTTATCAAGCGACCTGTCTTTGATGATAATGGTAAAGTTAGCGGAATTATCGCACTTATAAATAACGTAACAGAAATCCAGTCGCTAAAACTGGAACTCGAAAAACGTTCCAAGACCGATTCGCTCACAGGCCTTTTAAACAAGCAGGAAACCGAAAGCGAAATTACCCGCATCACCGAAAGCAACAGCGATGAACGTGGTGCCTTGATGATGATCGATGTAGACAAGTTCAAAGAGATTAACGATTCATTCGGTCATGCCGCAGGCGACCGCGTGCTTACGGCAATCGGAACCATTCTGCACAATTCATTCAAGGGAATGGATATTACAGGGCGTATCGGTGGCGATGAATTTATGGTATACTTGCGCGACATCAAGCCCGATACGGCAATCAAGCTTGCCGCAATGATTTCGGATAAAGCAAGACACCTTTTTGCGGGCGAATCTTTAGAAAGGCACGTTTCGCTTTCAATAGGATTATCCGTATTCCCCGAACACGGTAAGAAATTCGAAGACCTGTACCGTGCAGCTGACATGGCGCTTTACTCTGTAAAGGAACATGGCAGGGATTTTTACAAGATGTATTCTCCAGAACTGAAGAGTCTGCACAACTAGTCTTGTGCTCCGGACGCATTCCCGGAAAATCTTCGTCTGTCCAAAACCTGGAATACCAGAAAAGATAAATGAGCGTGAGAACCGTGAAGCCTGCGATGCAGAGCAGTTTGAACAACATAACGGTTGTTGCGTAATCAGTTGGTGTGTACATTCTAACCCCGTAGTGGAACAACCACAACACACCAAAAACCGCGCCAAATATATTTTTTGGCGCGGCTCAAGTCAAACTGATTTGATTACGAAAATCTAGTATTAATTACACTAAATAGCTTACTGCAAAACGCTTAGTTTGCGGTACGCATTCCGGCAGCTTCGAACGTTGCCTTGTTCTTCGGATCGGGCACGGCAACCGTGGTAATCCAGTTGTATTCGGCAATGCCGGCGAGACCGACGCGAGCGCAGAGTTGGTCGCGGGCCACATTGTAAGCATTGAGAATCTGGATCTTTTCGGTATCGTTAGCCTTGTCGATACGTTCGGACCAACGCACACCGAGTTCCACGAGAGCGGCACTTGCCTTCACGTAGAGCTTTGCCTTTTCGGAGGAAATTTCCGAAGAAGCCGGAGCATTGAATGCATCGACCTGCACGATAGGCACGGTCTTCGGAGTGGATGCCTGCACCTGGTTCATTTCA containing:
- a CDS encoding diguanylate cyclase; protein product: MQILENENISNIDDAKVVQPLAKRKLVLVQINSPSLKKLRAMLSEEYPIIDVDSEKEAVQLVDKQHDNISAVLFNVELCKQSGFWLQKVLNEDKRFVGIPNIGISTVADSDDYKLCIAAGANEYFEPPFRKELVMLRLNNAIRGKDSATFSEVEKILKELPSNIYLKDAEGKYVFATHYWHHLHTEGDPNWTIRGKTDIEIREDKENAKKAMESDKELLRTGKGTNYVIKEQGKDGVEYLELIKRPVFDDNGKVSGIIALINNVTEIQSLKLELEKRSKTDSLTGLLNKQETESEITRITESNSDERGALMMIDVDKFKEINDSFGHAAGDRVLTAIGTILHNSFKGMDITGRIGGDEFMVYLRDIKPDTAIKLAAMISDKARHLFAGESLERHVSLSIGLSVFPEHGKKFEDLYRAADMALYSVKEHGRDFYKMYSPELKSLHN
- a CDS encoding lysophospholipid acyltransferase family protein — protein: MQYTHPEYSKIICSNEYRQIIKHLTHHVTDILFDFGSFKKLPHDFSNYPFKKNSITYKLAEGSEPILNKMREGGIFLTAHYGNYEAIGPWLCRLGIPLKASYIPLKPAWLNRIVENKIRSVDKRNYSVNAKSPREFLRILDDKNLFCLLMDQDSRIESAATATFLGKQVHVNPLPDFLLRHRPDTPVFICWLEETTTEKILHATEITPANNSVIGEFNRWLDNRITKDSTLWYGWTHRRFYSCNPQIYG